In the genome of Campylobacter concisus, one region contains:
- a CDS encoding ABC transporter substrate-binding protein gives MKKIFMALVVLFASLLLNAAEFRDVKDITGDVVKVPTKVEKIATLWYANNQIILMLGGADKIVATTDLIKNNKWFAHIYPRISSIPNGVNGKDLQVEELIKLSPDVVIAADKKNEEELTKNGFTVFYPSFTNHADMKKSVSIMAEVIGGDAPKIAEKFNEYFDGNLKKALSKTDKIAASDRPKVLHIADSKNLFKIDGTNTIIDEWIRVAGGVNAVQKAGNMLELNAEEIPNINPDVIIIGRAKAPEILKKIYENPIYADTNAVKNKRVYVNPTGVFSWDRYGAEGALQILWAAKILHPEIFKDIDIAAETKKFYKEFLHYELSDDEVNYILNGLDPTGK, from the coding sequence ATGAAAAAAATTTTCATGGCTTTAGTGGTGCTGTTTGCAAGCCTTTTGCTTAATGCAGCTGAGTTTAGAGATGTCAAGGACATCACTGGTGATGTCGTAAAAGTCCCCACAAAAGTAGAAAAAATCGCCACACTTTGGTATGCGAACAATCAAATCATATTAATGCTAGGCGGCGCTGATAAAATAGTAGCGACTACCGATCTTATCAAAAACAACAAATGGTTTGCGCATATTTATCCTAGGATTTCAAGCATTCCAAACGGCGTAAACGGAAAAGACTTACAGGTAGAAGAGCTAATCAAACTAAGCCCAGACGTCGTCATAGCCGCCGATAAAAAGAACGAAGAAGAGCTAACCAAAAACGGCTTTACCGTGTTTTATCCGTCATTTACGAATCATGCGGATATGAAAAAGAGCGTATCTATAATGGCTGAGGTCATAGGAGGCGACGCGCCGAAGATCGCGGAGAAATTTAACGAATATTTTGACGGCAACCTTAAAAAAGCGCTAAGTAAAACAGATAAGATCGCTGCGTCAGATAGACCAAAAGTACTTCACATAGCCGACAGCAAAAATTTATTTAAGATTGACGGCACAAATACGATCATAGACGAGTGGATAAGAGTCGCAGGCGGAGTAAATGCGGTTCAAAAAGCTGGAAATATGCTTGAACTAAACGCAGAAGAGATCCCAAATATAAATCCAGATGTGATCATCATAGGCAGAGCCAAAGCTCCAGAAATTTTGAAAAAAATATACGAAAATCCTATCTACGCAGATACTAACGCTGTAAAAAATAAAAGAGTTTACGTAAATCCTACCGGCGTTTTTAGCTGGGATAGATACGGCGCCGAGGGAGCTTTGCAAATTTTATGGGCGGCTAAGATATTACATCCTGAAATTTTTAAAGATATAGATATAGCAGCTGAAACTAAGAAATTTTATAAAGAGTTTTTACACTACGAGCTAAGCGATGATGAAGTAAATTACATCTTAAATGGCTTAGACCCAACTGGAAAATAA
- a CDS encoding aryl-sulfate sulfotransferase produces the protein MKKTLSCVALASVLCSSAFAIGGPSGAKLDYAITGQIGEVVVNPYDTAPLTAVIKNGGYTLSNAKVTIVPKQGGQVISYKVADKHLRTHGGIPVFGMYPDYQNTVEVEYDKSYKGKTEHIKESYKIYAPAIYLESAGTPNQKGALFDKIEVTKPASAKFANRLYYVNNFVNKTGKGTKVVWNNPAGGAIEWNYSPNNFILDTKGEVRWYLEPSKIYDLKQPFHAGVMMGFKQNDDGAMTWGYGQRYAKYDIMGREIFNRELPASYNDFSHSMDVAQNGHYFLRVANADYKRADGKNVRTVRDVIVELDRDGNVVDDFRLYEILDPYRDIVLKTLDQGAVCLNIDAKKAGHTASSDELQSMDTHDKWGDIVGAGPGRNWAHVNSVDYDPSDDSIIISSRHQDAVIKIGRDKQVKWIMGAHKGWSDKFKDKLLQPVDSKGNKIVCEDEYSKCPGYESDKGGFDWQWTQHTAFRIDSKSKKGEIYLSVFDNGDTRGMEQPAIAGMKYSRAVVYKIDEKKKTVEQIWEYGKERGKEWYSSVTSLTQYQDDLDSVMVYSAVAGMQFDIAKGRPVGLPSPHIDEFEWGAKEPSIEIKMTNAMGYQAFPFSLQKAFEK, from the coding sequence ATGAAAAAGACTTTGAGTTGTGTTGCGCTAGCTTCTGTGCTTTGCTCAAGCGCTTTTGCGATAGGCGGCCCAAGCGGAGCTAAACTTGACTATGCTATCACTGGGCAAATAGGCGAAGTAGTGGTAAATCCATACGACACTGCTCCACTTACAGCAGTCATCAAAAATGGTGGCTACACACTAAGCAATGCAAAAGTAACCATCGTGCCAAAACAAGGCGGTCAGGTGATAAGCTACAAAGTGGCTGATAAGCATCTTCGCACGCATGGCGGCATACCTGTTTTTGGCATGTACCCTGACTATCAAAACACTGTTGAAGTCGAGTACGACAAGAGCTACAAGGGTAAGACCGAGCACATAAAAGAGAGCTATAAAATTTACGCTCCAGCCATCTACCTAGAAAGCGCTGGCACGCCAAATCAAAAGGGCGCGCTATTTGACAAGATCGAGGTTACTAAGCCTGCGAGTGCTAAATTTGCTAACCGCCTCTACTACGTAAATAACTTTGTAAATAAAACAGGCAAGGGCACAAAAGTCGTTTGGAACAACCCAGCTGGCGGTGCGATCGAGTGGAACTACAGCCCAAATAACTTCATCCTTGACACAAAAGGCGAGGTTAGATGGTACCTTGAGCCAAGCAAAATTTATGATCTAAAACAGCCATTTCATGCTGGCGTAATGATGGGCTTTAAGCAAAATGACGACGGTGCGATGACTTGGGGATATGGTCAAAGATACGCAAAATACGACATCATGGGTAGAGAAATTTTCAACCGTGAGCTACCAGCTAGCTACAACGACTTCTCACACTCAATGGACGTAGCACAAAACGGACACTACTTCTTGCGCGTGGCAAATGCCGACTACAAAAGGGCTGATGGCAAAAACGTAAGAACAGTGCGCGACGTGATCGTTGAGCTTGACAGAGATGGCAATGTAGTTGATGACTTTAGACTATATGAAATCCTCGATCCTTACCGCGATATCGTGCTAAAAACACTTGATCAAGGTGCGGTTTGCTTAAACATAGACGCTAAAAAAGCAGGCCACACAGCAAGCTCTGATGAGCTTCAGTCTATGGATACGCACGATAAATGGGGCGATATCGTTGGAGCAGGTCCTGGACGTAACTGGGCACACGTAAATAGCGTGGATTATGATCCAAGCGATGATAGCATCATTATCTCAAGCCGCCACCAAGACGCAGTTATCAAGATCGGCCGAGATAAACAAGTAAAATGGATCATGGGCGCTCACAAGGGCTGGAGCGATAAATTTAAAGATAAACTCCTTCAGCCAGTTGATAGCAAAGGTAACAAAATCGTCTGCGAAGATGAGTACTCAAAATGCCCAGGATATGAAAGCGACAAAGGTGGCTTTGACTGGCAATGGACGCAGCACACAGCATTTAGGATAGATAGCAAGTCTAAAAAAGGCGAAATTTATCTAAGTGTCTTTGACAACGGCGACACAAGGGGTATGGAGCAACCAGCCATCGCTGGCATGAAGTACTCTCGCGCAGTCGTTTATAAAATAGATGAAAAGAAAAAGACTGTTGAGCAAATTTGGGAGTACGGCAAAGAGCGTGGCAAAGAGTGGTATAGTTCGGTCACTAGCCTTACGCAGTATCAAGATGACCTTGATAGCGTGATGGTCTACTCAGCCGTTGCTGGTATGCAGTTTGACATCGCAAAAGGTCGCCCAGTAGGACTTCCAAGCCCACACATCGATGAGTTTGAGTGGGGCGCAAAAGAGCCAAGCATCGAGATAAAAATGACAAATGCGATGGGCTATCAAGCGTTTCCGTTTAGCTTGCAAAAAGCTTTTGAGAAATAA
- a CDS encoding carboxymuconolactone decarboxylase family protein, with amino-acid sequence MTLTYNAKKIYEIWFESKSELEESNASFLEDYLNFLGDISEVINIDEKTRLSVIIASLCVSKGAKSSFKSFVRAALNVGVSAKEIREILYQAVPYAGLGKVEDYIFLADEIFSERYIEPENMPKKSRESRGERGLEIQRKLFPAVDKFIASMPNDQKHIMEFLSQNCFGDFYARDGLSLELRELLTFVYITTLGFAKPQLLGHIAANFGIGNDRAKLISIVTTLIPFIGYPSALNALSAINEISSSKN; translated from the coding sequence ATGACACTAACTTACAATGCAAAGAAAATTTATGAAATTTGGTTTGAATCAAAAAGTGAGCTTGAAGAGAGCAATGCTAGCTTTTTAGAGGATTATTTAAATTTTTTAGGCGATATTAGTGAGGTGATAAATATTGATGAAAAAACAAGGCTTTCGGTTATCATCGCCTCTCTTTGCGTGAGTAAAGGCGCAAAAAGCTCATTTAAAAGCTTCGTTAGGGCTGCTTTAAATGTAGGCGTATCAGCAAAAGAGATAAGAGAAATTTTATATCAAGCAGTGCCTTATGCTGGGCTTGGCAAGGTAGAAGATTATATATTTTTAGCTGATGAAATTTTTAGTGAGCGCTATATAGAGCCTGAAAATATGCCTAAAAAGTCAAGAGAAAGCAGAGGTGAACGAGGCCTTGAGATACAAAGAAAACTCTTCCCAGCGGTTGATAAATTTATCGCATCAATGCCAAATGATCAAAAACATATAATGGAGTTTTTATCGCAAAACTGCTTTGGCGATTTTTATGCAAGAGATGGGCTTAGTTTAGAGCTTAGAGAACTTTTGACATTTGTCTACATCACGACTCTTGGCTTTGCAAAGCCACAGCTTTTAGGGCACATTGCTGCAAATTTTGGCATCGGCAACGATAGAGCTAAACTAATAAGCATTGTTACGACACTTATACCATTTATAGGCTATCCAAGTGCTTTAAACGCATTATCAGCAATAAATGAGATAAGCTCTAGTAAAAATTAA
- a CDS encoding thiol:disulfide interchange protein DsbA/DsbL: MSFLSKFSKAIFAVAVACAISASAFSEGEDYVKLEKPLSAGQNTLVKIFSYACPFCYKYDKSVTPKVVEKIPGLKYEPFHLKTKGDYGDVASKVFAVLIVMDEAKGVGLFDENSLFKKAKFAYYKAYHDKKERWSDGKDAEGFLKTGLEAAGVSKADYEKELANPKVTELLKKWDESYDVAKIQGVPAFVVNGKYLIMTKSISSLDGMAALIEELLKK; the protein is encoded by the coding sequence ATGAGTTTTCTATCTAAATTTAGTAAGGCTATCTTTGCTGTTGCGGTGGCTTGTGCGATTAGTGCTAGTGCATTTAGTGAGGGTGAGGACTACGTCAAGCTTGAAAAGCCGCTAAGCGCGGGACAAAATACGCTAGTTAAAATTTTTAGCTACGCTTGCCCATTTTGCTACAAGTATGATAAGAGCGTCACTCCAAAGGTAGTTGAGAAAATCCCTGGGCTAAAATACGAACCATTTCATCTAAAGACAAAGGGCGATTATGGCGATGTTGCGAGCAAGGTCTTTGCTGTGCTTATCGTTATGGACGAGGCAAAAGGTGTCGGCTTATTTGATGAAAATTCGCTATTTAAAAAGGCTAAATTTGCCTACTACAAGGCTTATCACGACAAAAAAGAGCGCTGGAGCGATGGCAAAGACGCCGAGGGCTTTTTAAAGACCGGACTTGAGGCTGCTGGCGTTAGTAAGGCAGACTACGAAAAAGAGCTAGCTAATCCAAAAGTGACCGAGCTGCTTAAAAAGTGGGATGAGAGCTATGATGTGGCTAAAATTCAAGGCGTGCCAGCATTTGTCGTAAATGGCAAATATCTCATCATGACAAAATCAATCAGCTCGCTTGATGGCATGGCAGCACTCATCGAAGAGCTTCTTAAAAAATAA
- the dsbI gene encoding protein-disulfide oxidoreductase DsbI — protein sequence MSFFKKMAKFQDSRISWAILVFVSVALVVIAHSLFQNYAYMPPCEQCVYIRFAFLCMALGGVIAMINPKNLLFALIGYVFAFWGAVQGIMYSVKLAKIHDAVHGDDPFGVQGCSTEPHYPFGLPLEKWAPDWFMPTGDCGYDSPMVPDGVVLSDLQKNIVDLYADGWYLVPSSKFMSMADCTLLGFGVCFVVLALMLVSKLLSFLK from the coding sequence ATGAGCTTTTTTAAAAAAATGGCCAAATTTCAAGACTCACGCATCTCTTGGGCGATCTTAGTCTTTGTAAGCGTCGCACTTGTCGTTATCGCGCACTCGCTCTTTCAAAACTACGCCTATATGCCTCCTTGCGAGCAGTGTGTCTATATACGTTTTGCATTTTTATGTATGGCACTTGGCGGCGTGATCGCTATGATAAACCCAAAAAATTTGCTATTTGCTCTAATTGGCTACGTCTTTGCCTTTTGGGGAGCGGTGCAGGGCATAATGTATAGCGTAAAGCTAGCTAAAATCCATGATGCGGTGCATGGCGATGATCCTTTTGGCGTGCAGGGCTGCTCTACTGAGCCACACTATCCATTTGGCTTGCCGCTTGAGAAGTGGGCACCTGACTGGTTTATGCCAACGGGGGACTGCGGATATGACAGCCCTATGGTGCCTGATGGCGTGGTGCTAAGTGATTTGCAAAAGAACATAGTTGATCTTTACGCAGACGGCTGGTATCTTGTGCCGTCCTCTAAATTTATGTCGATGGCTGATTGCACGCTGCTTGGATTTGGTGTTTGTTTTGTAGTGCTTGCACTTATGCTCGTTTCAAAGCTTTTATCCTTTTTAAAATGA
- a CDS encoding sensor histidine kinase has protein sequence MGINLKSQNIKIYAIILLASLFVILLGLNIYSNAKEKIIELSDKNNIAVSKNIVNNFQIWLDERINSLIRASKFIQNADIVDDDEKIAGFIKLFKQNAKEFDLMQLLRDDGEIFVDGEKILEEVMPKSERAGLIWYVETKNTNAPSVNFMQKHKILKGSTLNLCVPVTKQAKFKAALCGVVRIENIFNSIKNFSLAPNSYSFLVTHSGEILTSIPDLALKKEIEEKFKELFLKDEDITSLKIGQNLIQVAEIPTINWFIGAGTNNEEEISALTKEALKNALSLLFAFVALTFLANILHNFMYNKIKKIQDEYETLLTHRAKMSEAGELISGINHQFIQPVNSLKLMLSSCIMLKKEGKLSDEELINLLEKGQSSVKLLSSTIEIFRNFYKSAENVSEFEIQTSVKNLITLMHTELSRANVSVKFSGFNEQKVRQIENIIQQILLILIHNAKDSLVESYKDEPLKRIIEIKFRSFEDKCYIGVYDNGNGVSEQMSEKIFTWLNTTKKQGNGIGLYFAKKLAQEKLNGDVRLVNNAKPTVFELSFDINLKD, from the coding sequence ATGGGTATTAATTTAAAATCACAAAATATTAAAATCTACGCCATCATCTTGCTTGCTAGCCTTTTTGTAATACTTCTTGGGCTAAATATTTACAGCAATGCAAAAGAGAAAATTATAGAGCTATCTGATAAAAATAACATAGCAGTTAGCAAAAATATCGTAAATAACTTTCAAATTTGGCTTGATGAACGTATAAATTCACTCATTCGTGCGTCAAAATTTATACAAAATGCAGACATCGTAGATGACGATGAAAAGATAGCTGGCTTTATAAAGCTCTTTAAACAAAACGCGAAAGAATTTGATCTAATGCAGCTTTTAAGGGATGATGGAGAAATTTTTGTAGACGGAGAGAAAATTTTAGAAGAAGTTATGCCAAAGAGTGAAAGAGCAGGGCTTATCTGGTATGTTGAGACAAAAAATACAAATGCCCCAAGCGTAAATTTCATGCAAAAACATAAAATTTTAAAAGGCTCAACTCTAAATTTATGCGTTCCAGTCACAAAACAAGCGAAATTTAAAGCAGCACTTTGTGGCGTCGTGCGTATAGAAAATATCTTTAACAGCATTAAAAATTTTAGTCTTGCGCCAAATTCTTACTCATTTTTGGTGACTCATAGCGGTGAAATTTTAACATCGATACCTGATCTTGCTTTAAAAAAAGAGATCGAGGAGAAATTTAAAGAGTTGTTTTTAAAAGATGAAGACATTACAAGCTTAAAAATAGGACAAAATTTAATCCAAGTAGCTGAGATACCAACGATAAATTGGTTCATAGGAGCTGGCACAAATAATGAAGAGGAAATTTCAGCTTTAACAAAAGAAGCTTTAAAAAATGCTCTAAGCTTGCTCTTTGCCTTCGTTGCGCTCACATTTTTGGCAAATATCCTTCATAATTTTATGTATAACAAGATAAAAAAGATACAAGATGAGTATGAAACTTTGCTGACTCATAGAGCCAAAATGAGTGAGGCTGGCGAGCTAATAAGTGGTATCAATCATCAATTCATTCAGCCAGTAAATTCTCTAAAACTAATGCTAAGCTCGTGCATAATGTTAAAAAAGGAAGGCAAACTAAGCGACGAGGAGCTAATAAATTTACTTGAAAAAGGGCAAAGCTCAGTTAAACTTCTTTCAAGTACTATTGAAATTTTTAGAAATTTTTACAAAAGCGCTGAAAATGTGAGCGAATTTGAGATACAAACAAGCGTTAAAAACCTAATAACTCTCATGCACACAGAGCTAAGCCGTGCAAATGTTAGTGTAAAATTTAGCGGCTTTAATGAACAAAAAGTTCGTCAGATAGAAAATATAATCCAACAAATTTTGCTAATCCTAATACACAACGCAAAAGACTCACTTGTTGAAAGCTACAAAGATGAGCCACTAAAACGTATCATCGAGATAAAATTTAGAAGCTTTGAAGATAAATGCTACATCGGAGTTTATGACAATGGAAATGGCGTAAGTGAGCAAATGAGTGAGAAAATTTTTACTTGGCTAAATACCACCAAAAAGCAAGGAAATGGCATAGGACTTTATTTTGCTAAAAAGCTAGCGCAAGAAAAGCTAAATGGTGACGTAAGACTCGTAAATAACGCAAAGCCAACGGTGTTTGAACTAAGTTTTGATATAAATTTAAAGGACTAA
- a CDS encoding response regulator transcription factor translates to MQEVLEILKKTSVLVVEDDDMARELIISGLKPYCEQVIGACNGQDGVEKFKKQGFDIVMSDIHMPVLNGFEMMNEMKRTKPHQKFIVFTSYDSDENLIKSMEEGAMLFLKKPIDMKDLRAMLISLSFERDEKLVYLSDEVSINLKREKIYKNGIEIYLSFLQNKIFWLFAYNLNKLVTYEMIEEFVYESDVSKAAIQNVILRLKRELGVKFKNISESGYILITKSE, encoded by the coding sequence ATGCAAGAAGTCTTAGAAATTTTAAAAAAGACGTCCGTCTTGGTAGTCGAAGATGACGATATGGCAAGAGAGCTTATTATTAGCGGGCTTAAACCTTATTGCGAGCAGGTAATTGGTGCTTGTAATGGACAAGATGGCGTGGAGAAATTTAAAAAGCAAGGCTTTGATATTGTGATGAGCGATATTCACATGCCAGTGCTTAATGGCTTTGAGATGATGAATGAGATGAAGCGCACAAAGCCGCACCAAAAATTTATCGTCTTTACCTCTTATGATAGCGATGAAAATTTGATAAAAAGCATGGAGGAAGGGGCGATGCTCTTTTTAAAAAAGCCTATTGATATGAAGGATCTTAGAGCAATGCTTATTAGTTTAAGTTTTGAACGAGATGAAAAGCTAGTTTATTTAAGCGATGAGGTGAGTATAAATTTAAAAAGAGAGAAAATTTATAAAAACGGCATTGAAATTTATCTTAGCTTTTTGCAAAATAAGATATTTTGGCTCTTTGCTTATAATCTAAATAAGCTAGTTACTTATGAGATGATAGAAGAATTTGTCTATGAAAGCGATGTTAGCAAGGCGGCTATCCAAAATGTGATACTTCGCCTAAAACGTGAGCTTGGTGTGAAATTTAAAAACATCAGCGAGAGTGGATATATTTTAATCACAAAATCTGAATGA
- a CDS encoding hydroxymethylpyrimidine/phosphomethylpyrimidine kinase, whose amino-acid sequence MKKILIIAGSCNSGTAGLQADIKTCARLNCYSATAVTSLVAETTDAVKSVVCLEPSFVKDQLNTLAEEFSFDAIKIGMLFSEEIMEVVREFLLTQNTKVVLDPVCVSKSGHKLIKDSAVAKLKELMSLATVTTPNLDEANVLFGDDYKDLPCDVIVKKHISEDSSIDTLYKKDGSLRNFKTPLVNPLVMSGTGCSFSTALACFLAKGKSLEESIQLSKEYICSIIKESIDTKLGKNRLLWHGAK is encoded by the coding sequence ATGAAAAAAATTCTGATCATCGCAGGCTCTTGTAATAGCGGCACAGCTGGGCTTCAAGCAGATATAAAAACATGTGCTAGGCTTAATTGTTATAGTGCAACAGCGGTAACTTCTTTGGTCGCTGAGACTACGGATGCTGTAAAAAGCGTGGTTTGCTTAGAGCCTAGTTTTGTCAAAGATCAGCTAAATACACTTGCGGAAGAATTTAGCTTTGATGCGATTAAGATAGGCATGTTATTTAGTGAAGAGATTATGGAAGTGGTGCGTGAGTTTTTACTAACTCAAAATACCAAAGTAGTGCTTGATCCGGTTTGCGTCTCAAAAAGCGGACACAAGCTTATAAAAGATAGTGCGGTGGCAAAACTAAAAGAGCTAATGAGTTTAGCTACGGTAACTACTCCAAATTTAGATGAGGCAAATGTACTCTTTGGTGATGATTATAAAGATCTGCCTTGTGATGTCATCGTAAAGAAACATATCAGCGAAGATAGCAGCATAGACACACTTTATAAAAAAGATGGCTCGCTAAGAAATTTTAAAACCCCACTTGTTAATCCGCTTGTAATGAGTGGAACTGGTTGTAGCTTCTCAACTGCACTTGCTTGCTTTTTAGCAAAGGGCAAGAGCCTAGAGGAGTCTATACAACTTTCAAAAGAGTATATTTGCTCTATCATAAAAGAGAGCATAGATACAAAACTTGGCAAAAATCGCTTACTTTGGCATGGAGCGAAGTAA
- a CDS encoding RDD family protein: MAKQKAKIAPIWARAKAFVIDLFIIGMPIFYATTYLVLDGKEAFLHNQIAIFGANSLISLIMCLFFSIKAQTPGYKAQEIYLINLKTGRKLSFFHTILRQICFAFAGFSILGLCLCFFRKDKLNLHDIITHSAAVQRSEG; encoded by the coding sequence TTGGCAAAGCAAAAGGCAAAAATCGCACCTATTTGGGCTAGAGCAAAGGCCTTTGTTATCGATCTTTTTATCATCGGTATGCCGATATTTTATGCGACAACATATCTTGTGCTTGATGGCAAAGAGGCATTTTTACATAACCAAATTGCCATTTTTGGTGCAAATAGCCTGATCTCACTTATAATGTGCCTTTTTTTTAGCATAAAAGCACAAACCCCAGGCTACAAAGCACAAGAAATTTATCTAATAAACCTAAAAACCGGTAGAAAACTAAGCTTTTTTCACACCATCTTGCGCCAAATTTGCTTTGCCTTTGCTGGCTTTAGCATACTTGGACTTTGCCTTTGTTTCTTTAGAAAAGATAAACTAAATCTACACGACATCATCACTCACTCAGCTGCCGTGCAAAGATCAGAGGGATAA
- the purM gene encoding phosphoribosylformylglycinamidine cyclo-ligase, whose product MISYKDAGVDIDAGNSFVEAIKPFVKSTQTPNVIGGIGSFSGAVRLPSGYKNPAILGATDGVGTKLRLAIDAKKFDGVGEDLVAMCVNDLICNFATPLFFLDYYATAKLEIESAKEVVKSIANGCKKAQCALIGGETAEMPSMYEKGDFDLAGFAVGIAEADEIDRSKFVKAGDVLVALPSSGLHSNGFSLARKVVSELGLKFDEKVGDKKLIDVLLEPTRIYVSDFLSLKDKITAMAHITGGGIVENLPRVFPAGLGAKVQKSTIKTPEIFKIIAQKVEESEMMRTFNMGVGMILVVPKENVNTVLASSDGYVIGEVVNGKGVELV is encoded by the coding sequence ATGATAAGCTATAAAGATGCTGGAGTGGATATAGATGCTGGAAATAGCTTTGTTGAGGCGATAAAGCCTTTCGTAAAATCTACACAAACACCAAACGTTATAGGTGGCATTGGGTCATTTTCAGGAGCAGTCAGACTACCAAGTGGATATAAAAACCCAGCCATTTTGGGAGCGACTGATGGCGTTGGTACAAAGCTTCGCTTAGCTATCGACGCTAAGAAATTTGATGGCGTTGGCGAGGATCTAGTCGCAATGTGCGTGAATGATCTCATCTGCAACTTCGCCACACCACTCTTTTTTCTCGATTACTACGCAACGGCAAAGCTTGAGATAGAGAGTGCCAAAGAGGTGGTAAAAAGCATCGCAAATGGCTGCAAAAAGGCTCAGTGCGCGCTGATTGGCGGTGAGACAGCCGAGATGCCATCGATGTATGAAAAAGGCGACTTCGATCTTGCTGGATTTGCCGTTGGTATCGCCGAGGCTGATGAGATCGACAGAAGCAAATTTGTAAAAGCTGGTGACGTTTTAGTCGCGCTTCCAAGCAGTGGTCTGCACTCAAATGGCTTCTCTCTTGCAAGAAAAGTAGTTAGCGAGCTTGGACTAAAATTTGATGAAAAAGTTGGCGATAAAAAGCTCATCGACGTACTTCTTGAACCAACAAGAATTTATGTGAGCGACTTTTTAAGTTTAAAAGATAAGATCACAGCAATGGCTCACATCACCGGTGGTGGCATAGTTGAAAACTTGCCTCGCGTCTTCCCTGCTGGACTTGGTGCAAAAGTACAAAAAAGCACTATAAAAACGCCTGAAATTTTTAAAATCATTGCTCAAAAAGTAGAAGAAAGCGAGATGATGAGAACCTTTAACATGGGCGTTGGCATGATATTAGTTGTGCCTAAAGAAAATGTCAATACTGTCCTAGCTAGCAGCGATGGCTACGTGATAGGCGAAGTAGTAAATGGCAAAGGTGTAGAGCTAGTTTAA
- the coaE gene encoding dephospho-CoA kinase (Dephospho-CoA kinase (CoaE) performs the final step in coenzyme A biosynthesis.), with translation MQKFPNAYVITGSIASGKSTAINLLKERGFSVIDADMIAHEQLEICKCEIARVFKEQILDEVGKIDRKKLGAIVFNNPKKLKILEQILHPKIKEEILSRATKLECLGQVYFVDIPLFFEKKERYSEFKNVAVIYAPKELLLSRLMSRNGLSLNEAKARVELQMDIEKKRKMAKFIIDNSGDRENLKLELEKFIKQICATF, from the coding sequence TTGCAGAAATTTCCAAACGCTTATGTCATCACAGGCTCGATCGCTAGCGGTAAAAGCACAGCTATAAATTTACTAAAAGAACGAGGCTTTAGTGTGATTGATGCGGATATGATCGCTCATGAACAGCTTGAAATTTGTAAATGTGAGATAGCGAGAGTTTTTAAAGAGCAAATTTTAGACGAAGTTGGCAAGATCGATCGTAAAAAACTTGGTGCCATTGTTTTTAATAATCCAAAAAAATTAAAAATTTTAGAGCAAATTTTGCATCCAAAGATAAAGGAAGAAATTTTATCTCGCGCTACGAAGCTTGAGTGCTTGGGGCAGGTTTATTTTGTCGATATCCCTTTGTTTTTTGAAAAAAAGGAGCGTTACAGCGAGTTTAAAAATGTAGCCGTGATCTACGCGCCAAAAGAGCTTTTGCTAAGCCGTTTAATGAGCCGAAACGGGTTAAGCTTAAATGAGGCAAAAGCTAGAGTAGAGCTTCAGATGGATATCGAGAAAAAGCGAAAAATGGCAAAATTTATTATCGATAATAGCGGCGACAGGGAGAATTTAAAGCTGGAACTAGAGAAATTTATAAAGCAAATTTGCGCTACTTTTTGA
- a CDS encoding DNA alkylation repair protein, producing the protein MYAVFLFGHLSDSEEILAFMRDEVSKDENWRVQEVLAKAFDEFCKKIGYEQALFVIDEWLKNGNANAKRAVSEGLRIWTNRPYFKDNPDEAIRRLASLKEDESEYLRKSVGNAIKDISKKFPNLVKAELESWDFGSKESLQTYKFASKFIKK; encoded by the coding sequence ATGTATGCGGTTTTTCTCTTTGGGCACCTATCAGATAGTGAAGAAATTTTGGCGTTTATGAGAGATGAAGTCTCAAAAGATGAAAACTGGAGGGTTCAAGAGGTGCTGGCAAAGGCTTTTGATGAGTTTTGCAAGAAAATTGGCTACGAGCAGGCACTTTTTGTTATCGATGAGTGGCTAAAAAACGGCAACGCAAATGCAAAAAGAGCCGTAAGTGAGGGGCTTAGGATATGGACAAATAGGCCCTATTTTAAAGATAACCCAGATGAGGCGATTAGGCGCCTAGCCAGCCTAAAAGAAGACGAGAGCGAGTATCTTAGAAAGTCGGTTGGTAACGCAATAAAAGATATAAGCAAGAAATTTCCAAATTTAGTAAAAGCCGAGCTTGAAAGCTGGGATTTTGGTAGTAAAGAGAGCTTGCAAACATATAAATTTGCTAGTAAATTTATCAAAAAGTAG